Proteins from one Erpetoichthys calabaricus chromosome 11, fErpCal1.3, whole genome shotgun sequence genomic window:
- the aanat2 gene encoding arylalkylamine N-acetyltransferase 2, giving the protein MAQQRSNISPFLLKPLLRGGIPSRQRRHTLPASEFRNLTPQDAISVFEIEREAFVSVSGLCPLTLDEVLHFLSLCPELSLGWFEEGQLVAFIIGSGWDKERLSQDALTTHVAGTPTVHIHVLSVHRHCRQQGKGSILLWRYLQYLRCLPWLRRALLICEEFLVPFYHKAGFKEKGPSLISVGHLRFTEMEYSLGGRAFERRNSGC; this is encoded by the exons ATGGCTCAGCAGCGGAGTAACATCTCACCCTTCCTTCTCAAGCCTTTGCTCCGTGGAGGGATCCCCAGCCGCCAGCGCAGACACACACTGCCTGCCAGCGAGTTCCGCAACCTGACTCCGCAGGACGCGATCAGCGTTTTCGAGATCGAGAGAGAAG cATTCGTGTCCGTGTCTGGGTTGTGTCCCCTGACACTCGATGAGGTCCTGCACTTTCTGAGCTTGTGTCCGGAGCTGTCCCTGGGATGGTTCGAGGAGGGTCAGCTGGTGGCATTCATCATCGGCTCTGGATGGGACAAAGAGCGCCTCTCACAG GACGCCCTGACCACTCACGTCGCAGGTACGCCCACCGTCCACATCCACGTCCTCTCTGTGCACCGTCACTGCCGACAGCAAGGCAAAGGTTCCATCCTGCTGTGGCGATACCTGCAATACCTGCGCTGCTTGCCGTGGCTGCGACGTGCCCTGCTGATCTGTGAGGAGTTCCTGGTGCCCTTCTACCACAAAGCTGGCTTCAAGGAGAAGGGTCCTTCGCTCATCTCCGTGGGACATCTCCGCTTCACCGAAATGGAGTACAGTCTGGGCGGACGAGCCTTCGAGCGCCGTAACAGCGGCTGCTAG